The sequence below is a genomic window from Vibrio mangrovi.
GAGTGGGTTAGCATTTCCATCATCCCATGAGTAGTTCGGGTGGTAGTTATCTAAACACCATTCTGCAAGGTTTCCTGCCATATCAATACAACCGAATGGAGATCTGTTTTGAGGATGAGCATCCCAATACGTGGACTTACGATCAAGTTCTTCTGGTTCACAATCCGGAGCATAGTTAGCGATTTCTGACGATGGTTCGCTATTTCCCCAGGGATAAAGACGTGAATCGTTTCCTTTTGCTGCATATTCCCACTGAGCTTCAGTTGGAAGTTCTTTTCCGACAAATCTGGCATATGCGTTGGCTTCATACCAACTAATTCCGGTTACAGGCTGTTTATCCTGATTCCAGTTCGGCTCGTGCCAATACAGAGGTTCTGTAATATTGTATTGCTTGATGAAATTGTATCCTTCATCACTCCAGTATTCTTTGCATTGATAGCCGCCTTGCTCGATAAATACTCTAAATTCAGCATTTGTTACCGGATGAATATCTATAAAGAAGTCACTCAAGAGCACTTCTGTGACAGGTTGCTCGTCAGGGCTGAGATCTGAACCTCGCTTATATGGGGAGCCAGATACTAGTACCATTTCTACTAAATTATTCATCGAATGAGTCTCATGTTTCCGGTGTGTTTACTTATAATCTTTTTGTCGCCATAAACTGCGATTCCCAGATACTCAATATCCTCATTTTGTACTGAAGCTAATTTATTTGAGTAATCCTCATAGTTTTTGGTTGTCTGAGCAATATTAGAGAAATCGATCAGTGTTGTATGAGGCATTAATTCTGATCGTAATCTTTTAATATCGTTAGGATCTCCTGCCAAAATAGGTATAGGAATACGAGTAATACCGAGATGTTTCTCTCCATCCCCATTTTTAATATCTTCACCTACTAGTTCAGGATGTATTTTCCCTAAACTTAAAGTTAATACGGCCGCAGTATTTGCAATAAGACCCTGTGGTAGTTCTTT
It includes:
- a CDS encoding DUF2000 domain-containing protein, giving the protein MDNKKCVLVIDKELPQGLIANTAAVLTLSLGKIHPELVGEDIKNGDGEKHLGITRIPIPILAGDPNDIKRLRSELMPHTTLIDFSNIAQTTKNYEDYSNKLASVQNEDIEYLGIAVYGDKKIISKHTGNMRLIR
- a CDS encoding formylglycine-generating enzyme family protein — encoded protein: MNNLVEMVLVSGSPYKRGSDLSPDEQPVTEVLLSDFFIDIHPVTNAEFRVFIEQGGYQCKEYWSDEGYNFIKQYNITEPLYWHEPNWNQDKQPVTGISWYEANAYARFVGKELPTEAQWEYAAKGNDSRLYPWGNSEPSSEIANYAPDCEPEELDRKSTYWDAHPQNRSPFGCIDMAGNLAEWCLDNYHPNYSWDDGNANPLYISNIEEDHIVRGGSGLHDEDYMRCTCRDNYPPTVRDNIVGFRCVKIL